The Aquisalimonas asiatica genome has a segment encoding these proteins:
- a CDS encoding MFS transporter encodes MSVAEGEATTQEKARAPKREIFGWAMFDFANQAYTLLIITVVFGDLFTTVIVGDRGDDYRLGNLLWSLALAVSYFMVVVTGPVCGAVMDYSASKKRFLFASYIATVVATALLVFVEPGDILLGLVLIIASNFAYSIGENFIAAFLPNLGPSRDLGKISGFGWALGYIGGLFAAAFTLAFLGEATAENFDRIRWVGPFAAGFFLLAAIPTFMFLRERGVARPRPAGAGYVALGFRRIRDTVRDIARFRDLALFLTSLLFSMGGIYIIITFAFIYGAQVIGWDEHIRNIMFIIVQITAAIGALGFGYLQDRLGAKRTYIGTLTLWVLAILAIWGTPEVTEFINHTFAVEWEAQHLFLVVGCLAGVSLGSSQSASRTLVGLFSPEDKAAEFFGFWGLANKLAGMFGIVALGLLQSVVGLQGSILLCAFLFLVAIAICLPVNQARGQQAAARWDAGQRVDG; translated from the coding sequence ATGAGCGTCGCCGAAGGCGAAGCAACCACGCAGGAGAAGGCGCGCGCGCCCAAGCGGGAGATCTTCGGCTGGGCGATGTTCGACTTCGCCAATCAGGCGTACACCCTGCTCATCATTACCGTCGTCTTCGGCGATCTCTTCACTACCGTGATCGTCGGCGACCGGGGCGATGATTACCGCCTCGGCAATCTGCTGTGGAGCCTGGCGCTGGCGGTGAGCTACTTCATGGTCGTGGTCACCGGGCCCGTGTGCGGGGCGGTGATGGACTACTCCGCCAGCAAGAAGCGATTCCTGTTCGCCAGCTACATCGCCACGGTGGTGGCCACGGCGTTACTGGTGTTCGTCGAGCCGGGGGACATTCTCCTGGGTCTGGTTCTGATCATCGCCTCCAACTTCGCCTACTCCATTGGCGAGAATTTCATCGCCGCATTCCTGCCCAATCTCGGGCCGTCGCGGGACCTTGGCAAGATCTCCGGCTTCGGCTGGGCGCTCGGCTACATCGGTGGCCTGTTCGCCGCCGCATTCACGCTGGCATTCCTGGGTGAAGCGACGGCGGAGAACTTCGACCGCATCCGCTGGGTGGGGCCGTTTGCCGCCGGCTTCTTCCTGCTGGCGGCCATCCCCACCTTCATGTTCCTCCGTGAGCGGGGTGTTGCGCGGCCTCGCCCGGCGGGTGCGGGCTACGTCGCCCTCGGGTTCCGGCGCATCCGGGATACGGTCCGGGACATCGCCCGCTTCCGGGATCTCGCGCTCTTTCTCACGTCGCTGCTGTTCTCCATGGGTGGCATCTACATCATCATCACGTTCGCCTTCATCTACGGGGCGCAGGTGATCGGCTGGGACGAGCACATTCGCAACATCATGTTCATCATCGTCCAGATTACCGCGGCCATCGGTGCGCTGGGCTTCGGTTACCTGCAGGACCGCCTCGGCGCCAAGCGGACCTATATCGGCACGCTGACCCTCTGGGTCCTCGCCATCCTCGCCATCTGGGGGACGCCGGAGGTGACCGAGTTCATCAACCACACCTTCGCCGTGGAGTGGGAAGCGCAGCACCTGTTCCTGGTGGTGGGCTGCCTCGCCGGGGTGAGCCTGGGCTCCAGCCAGTCGGCCAGTCGCACCCTGGTCGGACTGTTCTCGCCGGAGGACAAGGCCGCCGAGTTCTTCGGTTTCTGGGGGTTGGCGAACAAGCTGGCGGGCATGTTCGGCATCGTCGCCCTGGGCCTGCTGCAGTCCGTGGTGGGGCTGCAGGGGTCGATTCTGCTGTGCGCGTTCCTGTTTCTCGTGGCCATCGCCATCTGTCTGCCCGTGAACCAGGCGCGTGGTCAGCAGGCCGCCGCGCGCTGGGACGCCGGCCAGCGCGTGGACGGGTGA
- a CDS encoding TetR/AcrR family transcriptional regulator gives MPVSADAIVDAALELAEQSSWESVRLYAVADHLGADLAAIQAHFREKEELADAWFDRADAAMVAAAAQPEIQALPSSERLHYLIMAWLETLSPHRRVTREMVKGKLEPGHLHVQIPAVLRISRTVQWLREAARRDAGGVHRGLEETVLTSIFVTTFTGWLADGSDGARVTRARLSRLLHGAAWMARWVPGYHHAPQVPALPGAQVEDNERTGAAETRA, from the coding sequence ATGCCCGTAAGCGCAGATGCCATTGTCGATGCGGCCCTGGAGCTGGCCGAGCAGAGCAGCTGGGAGAGCGTGCGGCTGTATGCTGTTGCCGATCACCTCGGTGCCGATCTGGCAGCGATCCAGGCGCATTTTCGCGAAAAGGAGGAGCTGGCGGACGCCTGGTTCGACCGTGCCGATGCGGCCATGGTGGCCGCCGCCGCGCAGCCGGAGATACAGGCACTGCCCTCCAGTGAACGGCTGCATTACCTGATCATGGCCTGGCTGGAGACGCTGTCGCCTCATCGCCGGGTGACGCGGGAGATGGTCAAGGGCAAGCTGGAGCCGGGCCATCTGCATGTCCAGATTCCTGCCGTGCTGCGCATCAGCCGCACGGTACAGTGGCTGCGGGAGGCCGCGCGTCGTGACGCCGGGGGTGTGCACCGGGGGCTGGAGGAGACCGTGCTGACCAGTATTTTCGTCACTACCTTCACCGGCTGGCTGGCGGACGGCAGCGACGGGGCGCGGGTGACCCGCGCACGGCTGTCCCGCCTGTTGCATGGTGCGGCGTGGATGGCGCGCTGGGTTCCCGGTTATCATCACGCGCCCCAGGTGCCCGCCCTGCCCGGGGCGCAGGTCGAGGACAACGAGCGCACTGGCGCCGCCGAGACCCGGGCCTGA
- a CDS encoding SDR family NAD(P)-dependent oxidoreductase, which yields MKHLDGRVAAITGAGNGIGRALALELARQGCDLALSDVDTAALRETRALAEATGRRVTVAEVDVSEWQQVAAWAATAATDHGRINLIINNAGVAFSGSVTGASLDDYRWVTGVNYWGVIHGTQAFLPYLVDAGEGHVVNISSVFGLFAQPGMSAYNATKFAVRGFTESLRQELELAPCGVSATCVYPGGVSTGIARRARLSPSIHGLMGAGDDRTLREDFQRRFLRKPPEHAARAIIRGVRRDARRVLIGGDARAADLMQRLMPAAYQRLVLMAARRARQQARAR from the coding sequence TTGAAGCATCTCGACGGCCGCGTTGCGGCAATCACGGGCGCGGGCAACGGCATTGGCCGTGCGCTTGCCCTGGAGCTCGCGCGCCAGGGCTGTGACCTGGCCCTGAGCGACGTGGACACGGCGGCGCTGCGCGAGACCAGGGCCCTGGCCGAGGCGACGGGCCGCCGTGTCACCGTTGCCGAGGTGGATGTGTCGGAATGGCAGCAGGTGGCGGCCTGGGCGGCGACCGCGGCCACGGACCACGGCCGTATCAATCTCATCATCAACAACGCCGGCGTCGCCTTCAGCGGCAGCGTCACCGGCGCCAGCCTGGACGACTACCGCTGGGTAACGGGCGTGAACTACTGGGGCGTCATCCACGGTACCCAGGCCTTTCTGCCCTATCTCGTGGATGCCGGCGAGGGGCACGTGGTCAACATCTCCAGCGTGTTCGGGTTGTTCGCGCAGCCCGGCATGAGTGCCTACAATGCCACGAAGTTCGCCGTGCGCGGGTTTACCGAGTCGCTGCGGCAGGAGCTGGAGCTTGCACCCTGCGGGGTGTCCGCCACCTGCGTATACCCTGGCGGGGTCAGCACCGGTATTGCCCGCCGGGCCCGCCTGTCACCGAGTATCCACGGGCTGATGGGGGCCGGTGACGACCGGACCCTGCGCGAGGATTTCCAGCGCCGCTTTCTGCGCAAACCCCCGGAGCACGCCGCCCGCGCCATCATCAGGGGCGTGCGCCGGGACGCGCGGCGGGTGTTGATCGGCGGCGATGCCCGAGCCGCCGACCTGATGCAGCGTCTGATGCCGGCCGCCTACCAGCGCCTGGTGCTCATGGCGGCACGGCGTGCCCGGCAGCAGGCACGCGCGCGCTGA
- a CDS encoding metal-dependent hydrolase, protein MDTLTHALSGALAGRATAPRQPRPDQLSLRERTWIGFLAAAAPDIDIVFTLFGHVTYLENHRGITHSLLLMPLWAWLLAALCAVALGRRYTWRAYYGVILLGIFIHILGDLITSYGTQILAPFSNWAPGFNTTFIIDPWFSGVLLAGLVASLYWRPRVGAALGLAAVTALVLFQYTQYRTAVGVADGWARAQGYSQYTAEAYPQPWSAFNWKLVVDHGDVYDMARVNLRRDTVPADPGDDAGLLRRLWAAYPPVEDAVWERFARFGDETVEPLAREVWAQDEMAFFHWFASYPALRQVDQRNGDQCVVFEDLRFRLEGMDSPFRYGMCRGSADDGWALYRMLDNGERHPLD, encoded by the coding sequence CTGGATACGCTTACCCACGCCTTGAGCGGGGCGCTGGCCGGTCGTGCCACGGCACCCCGCCAGCCCCGCCCGGATCAGCTGTCACTGCGCGAGCGCACCTGGATCGGCTTTCTTGCGGCAGCGGCGCCGGACATCGACATCGTCTTCACCCTGTTCGGCCACGTCACCTACCTGGAGAACCACCGCGGCATTACCCATTCACTGCTGTTGATGCCGCTTTGGGCCTGGCTGCTGGCCGCTTTGTGTGCCGTGGCGCTCGGGCGGCGGTACACGTGGCGGGCCTATTACGGCGTCATTCTGCTGGGGATCTTCATCCACATTCTGGGTGATCTCATCACCAGTTACGGCACTCAGATTCTGGCCCCGTTCAGCAACTGGGCACCCGGATTCAACACCACCTTCATCATCGACCCGTGGTTCAGCGGGGTCCTCCTGGCCGGCCTGGTCGCGAGCCTCTACTGGCGCCCGCGCGTGGGCGCCGCATTGGGGCTGGCGGCCGTGACGGCGCTGGTGCTGTTCCAGTACACCCAGTACCGCACGGCCGTGGGCGTGGCGGATGGCTGGGCCCGGGCGCAGGGGTATTCGCAGTACACTGCCGAGGCCTACCCGCAGCCGTGGTCGGCGTTCAACTGGAAGCTCGTGGTGGACCACGGTGATGTCTATGACATGGCGCGGGTCAATCTGCGCCGCGACACCGTGCCCGCCGATCCGGGGGACGATGCCGGGCTGCTGCGCCGGCTGTGGGCGGCCTACCCGCCGGTGGAGGACGCCGTGTGGGAGCGGTTCGCCCGTTTCGGGGACGAGACGGTGGAGCCGCTGGCGCGGGAGGTGTGGGCCCAGGACGAGATGGCGTTCTTCCACTGGTTCGCCAGCTACCCGGCGCTGCGGCAGGTGGATCAGCGCAACGGTGACCAGTGTGTGGTGTTCGAGGACCTGCGGTTCCGGCTGGAGGGCATGGACTCGCCGTTTCGCTACGGCATGTGTCGCGGGTCGGCAGACGACGGCTGGGCACTGTATCGTATGCTCGACAATGGCGAGCGGCACCCGCTTGACTGA
- a CDS encoding NAD kinase — MNRPRLAIIAGTSENAREAEAALLTQYDTVPPEEADVLVALGGDGLMLRTLHKYMTLGKPVFGMNCGSVGFLMNRLQNEGLYERLANAQPVTIKPLHMRARTAGGNWREASAINEVSLLRETRQTARVRIKVDGVVRLEELICDGVLVATPAGSTAYNLSADGPILPLKAGILALTSIVAFRPRRWRGAVLLNSAHVEFEILETPKRPVSAVADFTEVRDVRYVSIREDPERALTLWFDPEHNLEERIVKEQFLP, encoded by the coding sequence ATGAACAGACCCCGTCTCGCGATCATTGCTGGCACCTCGGAGAACGCCCGCGAGGCAGAGGCAGCGCTTCTGACCCAGTACGACACCGTGCCGCCGGAGGAGGCGGACGTACTGGTCGCGCTCGGCGGCGATGGCCTCATGCTGCGCACGCTGCACAAGTACATGACCCTGGGCAAGCCGGTGTTCGGCATGAACTGCGGCAGCGTCGGTTTTCTCATGAACAGGCTGCAGAACGAGGGGCTGTACGAGCGCCTGGCCAATGCCCAGCCCGTGACCATCAAGCCCCTGCACATGCGCGCACGGACGGCCGGTGGCAACTGGCGCGAGGCGAGCGCCATCAACGAGGTGTCGCTGCTGCGCGAGACGCGCCAGACGGCGCGGGTGCGCATCAAGGTCGACGGTGTCGTGCGCCTGGAAGAGCTGATCTGTGACGGTGTGCTCGTGGCGACGCCGGCCGGCAGCACCGCCTACAACCTCTCTGCCGACGGGCCGATCCTGCCGCTCAAGGCCGGGATTCTCGCCCTGACCTCCATCGTCGCGTTTCGCCCCCGCCGCTGGCGCGGCGCCGTGCTTCTCAACAGCGCCCACGTGGAGTTCGAGATCCTGGAGACGCCGAAGCGGCCGGTGAGCGCGGTGGCGGACTTCACGGAGGTGCGTGACGTACGTTACGTCAGCATCCGGGAGGACCCGGAGCGGGCGCTGACGTTGTGGTTCGACCCGGAGCACAATCTGGAGGAGCGCATCGTCAAGGAGCAGTTTCTGCCCTGA
- a CDS encoding flavin-containing monooxygenase, with amino-acid sequence MGGHHRVLIIGSGFAGLGMAIQLKAYGEHDFVVFEKERGIGGTWWVNHYPGCACDVQSHLYSFSFALNPDWSRRYATQPEIRDYLQRCADRYGVCPHVRLQTAVEHLQWNHGGQYWTLTDSNGDTWTGDIVVSGMGGLSRPAFPDVPGIERFRGHAFHSQQWDHDHTLAGKRVAVIGTGASAIQFVPQIQPHVERLDLYQRTPPWIVPKPDRPVRPWQQRLYRAVPAVQRVVRAGIYTLLEGRVLPFAIAPRLMALPRRQALAHLRRQVADADLRRKLTPYYTFGCKRVLIADDYYPAVCADNVELITSGVREIREHGIIDADGRERQVDTLIFGTGFSAADPIPEGMIFGRDGRDLGREWQGGPSAYKGTTVTGFPNLFMLMGPNTGLGHSSVVYMIESQIRYVLDAIRRMDRHGIASVEVRPEAQHAFNARVQRRLSGTVWNVGGCRSWYLHPVSGRNVTLWPDFTWRFRLQTRRFDLQAYHRVPAGDSGAGGRQVMPAEGQA; translated from the coding sequence ATGGGCGGCCACCACCGGGTCCTGATCATCGGTTCGGGGTTTGCCGGCCTGGGCATGGCGATCCAGCTCAAGGCCTACGGTGAACACGATTTCGTCGTCTTCGAGAAGGAACGCGGCATTGGCGGCACCTGGTGGGTGAACCACTACCCGGGATGTGCCTGTGACGTGCAGTCCCACCTCTATTCGTTCTCGTTCGCACTCAACCCGGACTGGTCCCGGCGCTACGCCACCCAGCCCGAGATCCGCGATTACCTGCAGCGCTGTGCGGACCGCTACGGCGTATGCCCCCATGTGCGCCTGCAGACCGCCGTGGAGCACCTGCAATGGAATCACGGCGGCCAGTACTGGACGCTGACCGACAGCAATGGCGACACCTGGACCGGTGACATCGTCGTCTCCGGCATGGGCGGGTTGTCGCGTCCGGCATTCCCGGACGTTCCCGGCATCGAGCGCTTCCGCGGTCACGCCTTCCACTCCCAGCAGTGGGATCACGACCACACGCTGGCCGGGAAACGGGTGGCCGTGATCGGCACCGGTGCGTCCGCCATCCAGTTCGTGCCGCAGATCCAGCCCCACGTGGAACGGCTGGACCTCTACCAGCGCACGCCCCCGTGGATCGTGCCGAAACCGGACCGGCCGGTGCGGCCGTGGCAGCAGCGGCTGTACCGGGCCGTCCCGGCGGTCCAGCGCGTTGTGCGGGCCGGGATCTACACCCTGCTGGAAGGCCGGGTCCTCCCCTTTGCCATCGCGCCGCGCCTGATGGCGCTACCGCGGCGACAGGCCCTGGCTCATCTGCGCCGGCAGGTCGCTGACGCGGATCTGCGCCGCAAGCTCACGCCGTACTACACGTTCGGCTGCAAGCGGGTGCTGATCGCCGACGACTACTACCCGGCCGTGTGCGCCGACAACGTCGAGCTGATTACGTCCGGGGTGCGCGAGATCCGCGAGCACGGCATCATCGATGCCGATGGCCGGGAGCGCCAGGTGGATACGCTGATCTTCGGCACCGGCTTCAGTGCCGCCGACCCGATTCCGGAGGGCATGATCTTCGGCCGTGACGGGCGCGATCTGGGGCGGGAGTGGCAGGGCGGTCCGTCCGCGTACAAGGGGACCACCGTCACCGGATTCCCCAACCTGTTCATGCTCATGGGGCCGAACACCGGGCTTGGTCACAGCTCGGTGGTCTACATGATCGAGTCCCAGATTCGTTACGTCCTGGATGCGATCCGGCGCATGGACCGCCACGGGATCGCCAGTGTCGAAGTCCGGCCCGAGGCACAGCACGCCTTCAACGCCCGGGTCCAGCGGAGGCTGTCGGGCACGGTCTGGAACGTGGGTGGGTGCCGGAGCTGGTACCTGCACCCCGTCAGCGGCCGCAACGTGACCCTGTGGCCCGATTTCACCTGGCGCTTTCGCCTGCAGACCCGGCGGTTCGACCTGCAGGCGTATCACCGGGTGCCGGCGGGGGACTCAGGGGCGGGCGGCCGACAGGTGATGCCAGCGGAGGGACAGGCTTGA
- a CDS encoding alpha/beta hydrolase, translating to MTTTVCFAHGKESGPWGRKISALADVARQRGLAVMSPDYRFTMDPDERVAHLLGQHLPPGDNLILVGSSMGGYVSAVASGTLRPRGLFLLAPAVDIPGYPGDTTPRAGLTEVVHGWHDTIIPPETVVGWAQRHTVRLHLVDSEHTLTDHIEWLCRAFDAFLTETGAGKA from the coding sequence ATGACCACAACGGTGTGTTTCGCCCACGGCAAGGAGAGTGGTCCGTGGGGCCGCAAGATCTCGGCACTGGCTGATGTCGCCCGGCAGCGGGGGCTTGCGGTGATGAGCCCGGATTACCGCTTCACCATGGACCCGGACGAGCGTGTCGCCCACCTGCTCGGCCAACACCTGCCCCCCGGGGACAACCTGATTCTCGTCGGCTCGAGCATGGGGGGTTACGTCTCGGCGGTGGCCAGCGGCACGCTGCGACCCCGGGGGCTGTTCCTGCTGGCGCCGGCAGTGGACATCCCCGGCTACCCGGGCGATACCACGCCCAGGGCAGGCCTGACCGAGGTGGTTCACGGCTGGCACGACACCATCATCCCGCCGGAAACCGTGGTGGGCTGGGCGCAGCGCCATACCGTGCGGCTGCACCTGGTGGACAGCGAGCACACGCTCACGGACCACATTGAGTGGCTGTGCAGGGCCTTCGATGCCTTTCTCACCGAAACGGGGGCAGGCAAAGCGTAA
- a CDS encoding peptidoglycan -binding protein → MFPERRNRSGVNIWPGYVDVLATLLLLFVFVLSLFMVAQYYLTDTLAGREAALARLEAEIADLGDELAMERELREELESDLVVSIAEREALREALGDARTRVADLEDELADAEVAMEADAETRERQAAEIASLQQDLMALRALRDELEEEVGDLAARQEETEEEAAAARDRARALEAELAEADERTHLAQRELEQEEIRVQDLQALVEEQQRALEQEAQLTTAQQSRIDRLNRQVEALREQLRRVSQALELSEETVAEQEEEIQDLGRRLNLALIEQVQELSRYRSEFFGRLREVLGDREDIRIEGDRFLFQSELFFATASAELGDEGRDQLDNVADTMIELQDNIPEGIPWVLQVEGHTDQRPIATEQYPSNWQLSSARAQAIVDYLIDRGVPPERLAAAGFGEYHPVAEGTDPESLRRNRRIEIRLTQR, encoded by the coding sequence GTGTTTCCCGAGCGGCGCAATCGCAGTGGCGTGAACATCTGGCCCGGCTACGTGGATGTCCTGGCCACGTTGCTGTTGCTGTTCGTCTTCGTCCTCAGCCTGTTCATGGTCGCCCAGTACTATCTCACCGATACCCTGGCCGGCCGTGAGGCGGCGCTGGCGCGGCTGGAGGCGGAGATTGCCGACCTGGGGGACGAGCTGGCCATGGAGCGGGAGCTCCGCGAAGAGCTGGAATCCGACCTGGTGGTCTCCATCGCCGAGCGTGAGGCGCTGCGTGAGGCCCTCGGCGATGCCCGGACCCGCGTGGCAGACCTGGAGGACGAGCTGGCCGACGCCGAAGTGGCCATGGAGGCCGATGCCGAGACCCGTGAACGGCAGGCGGCGGAAATCGCCAGCCTGCAGCAGGATCTCATGGCGTTACGGGCGCTGCGCGATGAGCTCGAGGAGGAAGTGGGGGATCTGGCCGCGCGCCAGGAAGAGACCGAGGAGGAGGCCGCGGCGGCCCGCGACCGCGCCCGGGCACTGGAGGCGGAGCTGGCCGAGGCGGACGAGCGCACGCACCTGGCGCAGCGGGAGCTGGAGCAGGAGGAGATCCGGGTTCAGGATCTCCAGGCGCTGGTGGAGGAGCAGCAGCGGGCCCTGGAGCAGGAAGCGCAGCTGACCACGGCGCAGCAATCGCGCATCGACCGGCTCAATCGCCAGGTGGAAGCGCTGCGCGAGCAGCTACGGCGCGTCTCCCAGGCACTGGAGCTGTCCGAAGAGACCGTCGCGGAGCAGGAGGAGGAGATCCAGGACCTCGGCCGCAGGCTGAATCTCGCGCTCATTGAGCAGGTCCAGGAGCTCAGCCGGTACCGATCCGAGTTCTTCGGTCGCCTGCGCGAGGTGCTCGGGGATCGCGAGGATATCCGCATCGAAGGGGACCGCTTCCTGTTCCAGTCGGAGCTGTTCTTCGCGACGGCGTCGGCCGAACTCGGTGACGAAGGCCGCGACCAGCTGGACAATGTCGCCGACACGATGATCGAGCTGCAGGACAACATCCCCGAGGGGATTCCCTGGGTGCTGCAGGTGGAAGGGCATACCGACCAGCGTCCCATCGCCACCGAGCAGTACCCCTCCAACTGGCAGCTCTCTTCGGCCCGTGCCCAGGCGATCGTGGATTACCTCATCGACCGGGGCGTGCCGCCGGAGCGTCTGGCAGCCGCTGGGTTCGGGGAATACCATCCGGTCGCCGAGGGCACGGATCCGGAGTCCCTGCGGCGCAACCGACGTATCGAGATCCGCCTCACCCAGCGCTGA